A single Populus nigra chromosome 13, ddPopNigr1.1, whole genome shotgun sequence DNA region contains:
- the LOC133671237 gene encoding uncharacterized protein LOC133671237: MGTEFLYKMYIPGYNSTKDLDESSGNGSWPSRHENKAFEQHHGVFAAKPEIYRYSGYDKEHLRQTILRQENTFRHQVHELHRLHKIQMDIMNEVRSKESVICLDRMGTFQSNPFAFTPEGDGRRWHNSGLPLVAMNCHIPSASGADSVQSHFSSINLQNMQSGCGSTHDGSRIKYDVSLEYNHKKLQRKLFDLELPAEKYINDAEEEKEAFGGSGLESDPPNWNCMATCEKNGNMSTLSSVHSSCNGDTFSSNTGRTRGFTDLNEPFQVEETYDITPFDTLGKVTYSKEEIQGRDLSANSCSGFQSLAKEVSQRPCKEKKEGLSQRTMLLDNEWENKGRPPFNLKAGQISTGTLNSSFYGEYLPTQSESSHVGCMNAHVPDQNKPEQLKKKTIFGVEISERNHNASVMTSDALPRPPAPQSNVVNSESSSISSWKRPPASLKQNAIFVQGNPCFNTFPESNKSSTTLLHCHEVSADGSIVNEKVDFIPKPGVELSYKNDISLISQLESKASAGHLNGHSDSNSAFEQVPKHNPPNNSRGSGWSENIKSAEEVNLNAVPPKSYPIEAISDSNLISIGIPRMEETPQGALSWMKTISHCNGKSSGEMSDSHKVNWDSLQRKYAEQFACNGGTMKGLHQNIVQDSSSATNVHDAEEKRIGGDCSSNRKILGVPIFEKPISKELPSASSGLKPGFCVSETNDANSIKGGILHTDLNQDPMESESVEILNTNSLNVAKCSVDCRADLRHSIDLNVSVTEEEAQAPRNKASIAIQIDLEAPIVLENNMDIVSGDGFPESKFKEPFQSITDESKDFHEGFLIAAAEALVDMSLSGVHQFQDDAPCHILEAEVNNSLQLFAEIISSYKGYIENDVGSLSVHKGNNDCEDSIPDEVDFFEYMTLNLTETMVEDHDCEPMVLENTKDETSLPRRPRRGQARRGRQRKDFQRDVLPGLVSLSRNDVAEDLQMIEGLIIATGGTWQSVLSQRNSPKSKAGRGRKRAASSAAFPTVTAVSPPQAQQPNCGELGLEVTGWGKRTRRPPRQRYPSNNPLPHQ; this comes from the exons ATGGGAACTGAATTTCTGTACAAGATGTATATACCGGGATATAATTCTACGAAGGATCTAGATGAAAGTAGTGGGAATGGTAGCTGGCCTTCACGTCATGAAAACAAAGCCTTTGAGCAGCACCATGGCGTGTTTGCTGCAAAGCCAGAAATATATAGATACTCTGGATATGACAAGGAACACTTGAGGCAAACCATATTGAGGCAAGAAAACACATTCAGACATCAG GTTCATGAACTGCATCGGCTTCACAAAATACAAATGGACATAATGAATGAAGTCCGAAGCAAAGAATCAGTCATATGCCTTGATCGAATGGGAACATTTCAATCAAATCCTTTTGCCTTTACACCTGAAGGGGATGGAAGGAGGTGGCATAATTCTGGTCTGCCTTTGGTGGCAATGAATTGTCATATACCATCTGCTTCAGGTGCTGATAGTGTCCAATCACATTTTAGTTCCATTAATTTGCAGAACATGCAATCTGGATGTGGTTCTACGCACGATGGATCCAGGATTAAGTATGATGTATCTCTTGAATACAATCACAAGAAGCTTCAGAGGAAGTTGTTTGACCTTGAACTACCAGCtgaaaaatacataaatgatgcagaggaagaaaaggaggcatttgGTGGGTCAGGGTTGGAATCTGACCCTCCAAATTGGAATTGTATGGCTACCTGTGAGAAAAATGGCAACATGTCCACCTTGAGTAGTGTTCACTCTAGTTGCAATGGTGATACTTTTAGTTCCAATACAGGGAGGACCCGAGGTTTTACAGATTTGAATGAACCTTTCCAGGTTGAGGAAACATATGATATAACTCCTTTCGATACTCTAGGCAAGGTTACCTACTCGAAAGAAGAGATACAGGGGCGGGATTTATCTGCAAATTCATGCTCAGGCTTCCAATCTTTGGCAAAGGAAGTTTCTCAAAGACcctgtaaagaaaaaaaggagggaCTCAGCCAACGAACTATGCTTTTAGATAATGAATGGGAAAACAAAGGCAGACCACCTTTTAACTTAAAAGCTG GCCAAATAAGCACCGGAACTCTGAATAGTAGTTTTTATGGAGAGTATTTGCCTACACAAAGTGAATCATCGCATGTTGGCTGCATGAATGCCCATGTGCCTGATCAGAATAAACCAGAACAATTGAAAAAGAAGACAATATTTGGTGTTGAAATCTCTGAAAGAAATCATAATGCATCTGTTATGACTTCAGATGCACTTCCGCGGCCACCTGCTCCTCAATCTAATGTAGTCAATTCTGAGTCATCCTCCATTTCATCTTGGAAGAGGCCTCCGGCTAGCTTGAAACAGAATGCAATATTTGTTCAGGGAAACCCTTGCTTTAATACCTTTCCTGAATCAAATAAGAGTTCAACCACATTGTTGCATTGCCATGAAGTTTCTGCAGATGGGTCGATTGTTAATGAAAAAGTGGATTTTATCCCAAAACCAGGAGTTGAATTGTCCTACAAAAATGACATCTCCCTCATTTCTCAGTTGGAGTCCAAGGCATCGGCTGGTCACTTGAATGGACACAGTGATAGTAATTCTGCTTTTGAACAAGTTCCTAAACATAATCCTCCAAATAACTCTAGGGGTTCAGGCTGGTCTGAGAATATAAAATCTGCGGAGGAAGTAAACCTCAATGCAGTACCTCCAAAAAGTTACCCAATTGAAGCAATTTCTGATTCAAATCTTATTTCCATTGGTATTCCAAGGATGGAAGAAACTCCACAAGGAGCATTGTCATGGATGAAAACTATTTCACATTGTAATGGAAAATCTTCTGGTGAAATGTCTGATTCTCATAAGGTGAATTGGGATTCGTTGCAAAGAAAATATGCTGAGCAATTTGCTTGCAATGGTGGAACAATGAAGGGCCTCCATCAAAACATTGTTCAGGATTCATCATCAGCAACAAATGTGCATGATGCTGAAGAAAAGAGAATTGGAGGTGATTGTTCAAGCAATAGGAAGATTCTTGGTGTTCCCATTTTTGAAAAGCCCATTTCCAAAGAACTACCTTCTGCCAGCTCTGGCCTGAAGCCTGGTTTTTGTGTTTCAGAGACTAATGATGCTAACTCTATTAAAGGCGGGATACTTCATACTGATCTGAATCAGGATCCTATGGAATCTGAATCCGTGGAGATCCTAAACACAAACAGTTTAAATGTGGCGAAGTGTTCAGTTGATTGTAGAGCTGATTTAAGACATTCAATTGATTTGAATGTGAGTGTGACTGAAGAAGAGGCTCAAGCTCCAAGAAACAAGGCCAGTATTGCAATTCAGATAGATTTGGAGGCGCCAATTGTCCTTGAAAACAACATGGACATCGTGTCTGGAGATGGATTTCCGGAAAGCAAATTTAAAGAACCATTTCAGTCCATAACAGATGAATCCAAGGACTTTCATGAAGGCTTTTTGATAGCTGCAGCTGAGGCTTTAGTGGACATGTCACTGTCTGGTGTGCACCAGTTTCAAGATGATGCTCCGTGCCATATATTGGAAGCTGAAGTGAATAATTCTCTTCAGTTGTTTGCAGAGATAATTTCTTCTTACAAGGGATACATTGAGAATGATGTTGGATCACTTTCAGTGCACAAGGGTAATAATGATTGTGAAGATTCAATACCAGACGAGGTTGATTTTTTTGAGTATATGACCTTAAATTTAACTGAAACCATGGTAGAAGATCATGATTGTGAACCTATGGTTTTGGAAAACACAAAAGATGAAACATCATTGCCAAGACGTCCTAGGAGAGGTCAGGCCAGGAGAGGAAGGCAGCGGAAGGACTTTCAAAGAGATGTACTTCCTGGTCTTGTCTCTTTGTCCAGGAATGATGTGGCTGAGGATCTTCAGATGATTGAAGGTCTGATAATAGCAACCGGTGGCACTTGGCAGTCAGTTTTGTCTCAGAGAAACTCCCCTAAGAGCAAGGCAGGAAGGGGGAGAAAGCGTGCAGCGAGTTCTGCTGCCTTTCCAACAGTAACTGCAGTGAGTCCACCGCAAGCTCAGCAGCCAAATTGTGGAGAACTGGGACTTGAAGTAACAGGATGGGGAAAGAGGACAAGGCGTCCTCCACGGCAGAGATATCCTTCCAATAACCCTTTACCACACCAATAG